The following coding sequences lie in one Thermosulfuriphilus ammonigenes genomic window:
- a CDS encoding methyl-accepting chemotaxis protein, which yields MKRLRLDVIMALAVVPCIFLILIGGYLLLSIKTAESLSGSKAEGLVAAIVSLNEAVMPPNDYLISGDPEEGKHFQEASIRFEKYLQSFAEHIHSPEERRLYEEIKLKWPRFKTLAKEILSLERPQGNRRGYELMEEMDSLGENLEADLEKLLGHLFEEMHRDYSHLRRLSLKGVLAIMAIALAATGVGIFLLFQLGYFFKEIARFMNSVSQDQDLTQRPKVRAICQEQKDFLKALEKILEFFSGFVSRLRQVTSKVYELSSQVDQLSDRVTRLNGEIYEDSQKVSQLAVKTTDNIQSINTASEEMKRAISEISQNSQEAATTVQQAEREIREANQLAERLGQSSKEIGEIVKMINSIAEQTNLLALNATIEAARAGEAGKGFAVVAGEVKELAKQTARATERITEMISSLQRDSSQTVAAIGQIYQTIDTINQTSETIAAAVEEQTATVSEISEHLGHAVERSLLVTDKIKEVTQRSQKAAQEARTQKEHISQLRSEVEGLEASVKNVRV from the coding sequence ATGAAGCGTCTCCGGCTTGATGTGATCATGGCCTTGGCCGTGGTGCCCTGTATCTTTCTTATCCTTATTGGCGGCTATCTCCTTCTTTCCATTAAGACGGCCGAAAGCCTATCGGGATCAAAGGCCGAAGGGTTAGTAGCCGCTATTGTCAGTTTGAACGAGGCCGTCATGCCCCCCAACGACTATCTCATAAGCGGTGATCCTGAAGAAGGGAAACATTTTCAAGAGGCCTCGATCCGCTTTGAGAAGTATCTTCAATCCTTTGCCGAGCACATTCACTCTCCGGAAGAAAGGCGGCTCTATGAAGAAATAAAGCTCAAATGGCCCCGATTTAAGACCCTAGCTAAAGAGATACTCTCTCTTGAGAGACCTCAGGGGAACCGCCGGGGATATGAACTTATGGAGGAGATGGACTCCCTGGGAGAGAACCTGGAGGCCGATCTGGAGAAGCTTCTGGGCCATCTTTTTGAGGAGATGCACCGCGACTACAGCCATTTAAGAAGACTTTCCCTAAAGGGGGTTCTGGCTATCATGGCCATTGCCCTGGCAGCCACCGGAGTGGGAATTTTTCTTCTCTTCCAACTGGGATATTTCTTTAAGGAGATAGCCCGCTTTATGAACTCTGTAAGCCAAGACCAGGATCTTACCCAAAGACCAAAGGTACGGGCCATCTGTCAAGAACAGAAGGATTTCCTTAAGGCCTTAGAAAAAATTTTGGAATTTTTCTCCGGTTTTGTTAGCCGATTAAGACAGGTAACCTCAAAGGTATATGAGCTAAGTTCTCAAGTGGATCAGCTCTCAGACAGAGTGACCCGGTTAAATGGTGAGATTTACGAAGACTCCCAGAAGGTCTCCCAGCTGGCTGTCAAAACTACGGACAATATCCAGTCCATAAATACAGCTAGCGAGGAAATGAAACGGGCCATTTCCGAGATCTCCCAGAACTCTCAGGAGGCAGCCACTACGGTACAACAGGCCGAAAGGGAGATCAGAGAGGCCAACCAACTGGCCGAACGTCTTGGTCAGAGCTCAAAAGAGATAGGTGAGATCGTTAAGATGATAAACTCCATAGCCGAGCAGACTAACCTTCTGGCCCTAAACGCCACCATTGAGGCCGCCCGGGCCGGGGAGGCCGGAAAGGGCTTTGCCGTGGTGGCCGGCGAAGTTAAGGAGCTGGCCAAACAGACGGCCAGGGCTACTGAACGAATCACAGAGATGATTAGCAGCCTTCAACGAGACAGCAGCCAGACGGTAGCCGCCATAGGCCAGATATATCAAACCATTGACACCATCAATCAAACTTCAGAAACCATTGCCGCTGCGGTGGAAGAACAGACGGCTACGGTCTCGGAAATCAGTGAACACCTGGGCCATGCTGTAGAAAGATCACTTCTGGTCACCGACAAGATCAAAGAAGTCACCCAAAGAAGCCAAAAGGCGGCCCAAGAGGCCCGGACCCAGAAGGAGCACATCTCTCAACTTCGCTCAGAGGTAGAAGGGCTCGAGGCCTCCGTGAAGAATGTCCGGGTCTAG
- a CDS encoding radical SAM protein: protein MATCLAELKGHLPVFPRITGLKHPRFGDLSRPDSVVMPSPPLWSGSYYQAKDPIFIHLTVTGRCNASCKGCINAAVTLGLEAPRSLLVTSGETVPERDARAIVNLVARYPGETVTVCFYGGEPFLAADKMDAIVRLISTFPEAERIRYLVYTNGELLSRALDKYPHLMETIWLYSVSIDGDEEQHNRIRRGTKLSRIIANLRRLRRAVSSRVLQWSTLREEQSLIRCFQQFMELYAEGLADYFFWHWVETFEPLEDLAGYVARYEEEFSAILDVYLQHLKEGRVLPIVHLNELIIYALSGHKRGHTACGVELAKNYDLVDGRLHACADLPPEWALGEIGEDGSVIFSVSPDLEALVAYKESLGCSNCGVHAYCGGRCPVQALTGSPLRTLQYCQLTRLHVGLVLERLPELVSLLKRAKISLQDIYDHSAFLAPYTDVVP from the coding sequence ATGGCTACTTGTCTGGCAGAGTTAAAGGGTCATCTTCCTGTCTTTCCCCGTATTACAGGGCTTAAACACCCCCGTTTTGGTGATCTTTCTCGGCCGGATTCGGTAGTCATGCCTTCCCCTCCTCTCTGGTCAGGGTCTTACTATCAGGCTAAGGATCCGATATTCATTCATCTTACTGTTACTGGCCGCTGTAATGCCAGCTGCAAAGGGTGTATTAATGCTGCTGTCACCTTAGGGCTGGAGGCCCCGCGTTCTCTTCTGGTTACCTCGGGAGAGACAGTTCCTGAGCGGGACGCCCGGGCGATAGTCAACCTGGTCGCTCGCTATCCTGGAGAGACGGTCACTGTTTGTTTTTATGGAGGCGAGCCTTTTTTAGCCGCCGATAAGATGGACGCCATTGTCCGCCTTATCTCTACCTTCCCGGAGGCGGAGAGGATCCGCTATCTGGTCTATACCAATGGGGAGCTTCTCTCCCGGGCCCTGGATAAATATCCCCACTTGATGGAGACCATCTGGCTCTATTCGGTCTCGATAGATGGCGATGAGGAACAACACAATCGGATAAGACGGGGGACCAAGCTCTCCAGGATCATAGCCAATTTAAGGCGCCTGCGGCGGGCCGTTTCCTCTCGGGTTCTCCAGTGGTCCACCCTGAGAGAAGAACAGTCCCTGATTCGATGTTTTCAGCAATTTATGGAGCTTTATGCCGAGGGTCTGGCAGACTACTTCTTTTGGCACTGGGTGGAGACATTTGAACCCCTTGAAGATTTGGCCGGTTATGTCGCCCGATATGAAGAAGAATTTTCAGCCATTCTTGATGTTTATCTTCAACATCTTAAGGAGGGCCGGGTTCTCCCCATCGTTCACCTAAACGAACTCATCATTTATGCCCTCTCCGGCCACAAACGAGGACATACCGCCTGCGGGGTGGAATTGGCCAAAAATTATGATCTGGTTGATGGCCGGCTTCACGCCTGTGCTGATCTTCCACCAGAGTGGGCTTTGGGTGAGATAGGCGAGGATGGTTCGGTGATTTTCTCCGTTTCCCCAGACCTTGAGGCCTTGGTAGCCTACAAAGAGTCCTTAGGGTGTTCGAACTGCGGAGTCCATGCCTACTGTGGGGGGCGCTGCCCTGTGCAGGCCCTGACAGGCTCTCCCCTAAGGACTCTTCAGTACTGTCAGCTGACCAGACTACACGTTGGTTTGGTGCTGGAGCGCCTCCCGGAACTGGTCTCTCTCCTTAAGAGGGCCAAGATCAGCCTTCAAGATATCTATGATCATTCGGCCTTCCTGGCCCCCTATACGGATGTGGTTCCCTAG
- the nifB gene encoding nitrogenase cofactor biosynthesis protein NifB — protein sequence MKTKDFDVHHHPCFNAEAKGQFGRVHLPVAPKCNIKCNYCNRKYDCTNESRPGVTSKVLSPHQALAYMEKVLELEPRISVAGIAGPGDPLANPGATLETLRLIRERFPGLILCLATNGLALPAYVDDLASLSVSHVTVTINAIDPKIGSQIYAWVRDGKVVYRGERGAGLLLERQLEGVTALKEKGIMVKVNTIVVPGINEEHVIQVAEKMASLGVDLFNCIPMYPTRETPFEDIAEPDPVLISRLRDQAARYLPQMRHCTRCRADAVGLLGEDRAKELASCLRACATLPLKGDEDRPYVAVATREGLLVNLHLGEAASFQIWRRTESGGFEPVEERPAPRPGGGLKRWLTLSEILKDCRAVLVAGLGENPRQVLEEAGIKAYEMTGFIEEGLKAVYEGGAPGLFKARRQGCSGGCRGGGGLGCL from the coding sequence ATGAAGACCAAAGACTTTGATGTCCACCATCATCCCTGCTTTAACGCCGAAGCCAAGGGCCAGTTTGGGCGGGTTCATCTGCCGGTGGCCCCTAAGTGCAATATCAAATGTAACTACTGTAACCGCAAATATGATTGCACCAATGAGAGCCGGCCTGGGGTGACAAGCAAGGTCCTCTCACCTCACCAGGCCTTAGCCTATATGGAGAAGGTCCTGGAACTTGAGCCCCGGATTTCAGTGGCCGGCATAGCCGGTCCTGGAGACCCCCTGGCCAACCCGGGAGCCACTCTTGAGACCTTGCGTCTCATAAGAGAACGCTTCCCGGGGCTCATTCTTTGCCTGGCTACCAATGGCCTGGCTCTTCCGGCCTATGTGGACGATTTGGCCTCCCTTTCTGTATCTCATGTCACGGTGACCATAAACGCCATCGATCCAAAGATTGGCTCCCAGATTTATGCCTGGGTGAGGGATGGAAAGGTCGTTTACCGGGGAGAAAGGGGGGCAGGCCTTCTTCTTGAACGCCAGCTCGAAGGGGTGACAGCCCTAAAAGAGAAGGGAATCATGGTCAAAGTGAACACCATTGTTGTCCCGGGTATAAATGAAGAACACGTTATCCAGGTGGCGGAAAAGATGGCCTCTTTAGGGGTGGATCTTTTCAACTGTATTCCCATGTATCCCACCCGTGAGACCCCCTTTGAGGATATAGCCGAGCCGGATCCGGTTCTTATCTCCCGTCTGCGGGATCAGGCCGCCCGCTACCTTCCCCAGATGCGTCATTGTACCCGCTGTCGGGCCGATGCTGTGGGGCTTCTGGGAGAAGATAGAGCCAAGGAGCTGGCCTCTTGTCTTAGGGCCTGTGCCACCTTGCCCCTTAAGGGAGACGAGGATCGTCCTTATGTGGCTGTGGCTACCAGAGAGGGCCTTCTGGTTAACCTTCACCTCGGTGAAGCAGCAAGCTTTCAGATCTGGAGGCGTACGGAGTCGGGAGGTTTTGAACCTGTAGAGGAGCGTCCGGCCCCGCGTCCAGGTGGAGGTTTAAAGCGTTGGCTCACCCTGTCAGAAATTTTGAAGGATTGCCGAGCGGTCTTGGTTGCCGGACTGGGAGAAAACCCCCGTCAGGTCCTTGAAGAGGCAGGCATAAAGGCCTATGAAATGACCGGGTTTATCGAAGAGGGTCTCAAGGCTGTATATGAGGGCGGTGCCCCCGGCCTGTTTAAGGCCCGACGTCAGGGATGCTCTGGAGGGTGCCGCGGGGGTGGAGGCCTGGGCTGTCTCTGA
- a CDS encoding nitrogenase component 1, with the protein MPEARSASFISGSRREYVSTTNACKMCMPLGAALAFRGVEGSVPFLHGSQGCATYMRRYLISHFREPMDIASSSLGEKHAVYGGGPNLKLGLMNVANKYGARLIGIATTCLTETIGDDVPLILKEFKRETGANFDGQKGPYLVFASTPSYSGTHKDGFLAATRALLAQVAAKKPGSRHEVGVFPGLVSPADIRYLKEILSDFGLSGTIVPDISDPLDAPAAEEYQRIPPGGTPIAEIESLGRARAFVDLGRLVKGRRSPAEVLKERFGLKTYHLGLPIGLRETDRFFEALSEISGSPIPEKHLLERGRLIDAMVDAHKYLFGQKVVVYGEEDLVVGLTSFLAEIGARPVLCATGDRQKDFPDAISQVTNDILPEPPRVAVGVDFYGIAGLCEELSPDIFLGHSKGYHLARKMGLPLVRVGFPIHDRFGAQRIMHLGYRGALALLDRLVNAIIERRQETSSVGYTYI; encoded by the coding sequence ATGCCCGAGGCTAGAAGTGCGTCCTTTATAAGCGGCTCTCGCCGGGAGTATGTTTCCACCACCAATGCCTGCAAGATGTGCATGCCCCTGGGGGCCGCCCTGGCCTTCCGGGGGGTAGAGGGATCAGTGCCATTTCTTCACGGCTCCCAGGGCTGTGCCACCTATATGCGCCGCTACCTTATCAGTCATTTTCGTGAACCCATGGACATTGCCTCCTCTTCTCTGGGGGAGAAGCACGCCGTCTATGGAGGCGGGCCAAATCTTAAACTGGGGCTTATGAATGTGGCCAACAAGTATGGCGCCAGGCTTATCGGTATCGCCACCACCTGTCTTACGGAGACCATCGGAGACGACGTCCCCCTGATTCTAAAGGAATTCAAACGAGAGACGGGGGCTAACTTTGATGGCCAAAAGGGCCCCTATCTCGTTTTTGCCTCCACCCCCAGTTACTCGGGCACCCATAAAGACGGCTTTTTGGCGGCCACCCGTGCTCTTCTGGCCCAGGTGGCCGCCAAAAAGCCCGGCTCCAGGCACGAGGTGGGGGTGTTCCCCGGGCTCGTGTCCCCGGCCGATATCCGTTATCTCAAGGAAATCCTCTCCGATTTCGGTTTGTCGGGAACCATTGTGCCCGACATATCTGATCCCCTTGATGCCCCGGCAGCTGAAGAATATCAACGGATTCCTCCCGGAGGGACACCCATTGCCGAGATCGAGTCTTTAGGACGAGCCCGAGCTTTCGTGGATCTCGGTCGGCTGGTCAAAGGCCGCCGGAGTCCGGCAGAAGTCCTTAAGGAGCGCTTCGGCCTCAAGACATATCACCTCGGTCTTCCCATCGGCCTGCGGGAGACAGATCGCTTCTTTGAGGCCCTTTCTGAGATCTCGGGCAGCCCCATCCCCGAGAAGCACCTTCTTGAAAGGGGGCGCCTAATAGATGCCATGGTAGATGCCCATAAGTATCTCTTTGGCCAAAAGGTGGTTGTCTACGGAGAGGAGGATTTGGTTGTCGGTCTGACCAGCTTTTTGGCTGAGATAGGGGCCAGACCTGTTCTCTGCGCCACCGGCGATCGTCAGAAAGACTTTCCTGACGCTATCTCCCAGGTGACCAACGATATTCTTCCTGAGCCACCCAGGGTGGCCGTTGGGGTTGATTTTTATGGTATCGCCGGTCTGTGTGAGGAACTCTCTCCAGATATATTCCTCGGCCACAGCAAAGGCTACCACCTGGCCAGAAAGATGGGGCTTCCCCTGGTGCGGGTGGGCTTTCCTATCCATGATCGTTTCGGAGCCCAGAGAATTATGCATTTAGGCTATCGGGGGGCCCTGGCCCTGCTTGATCGCTTAGTTAACGCCATCATCGAGAGGCGTCAGGAGACCTCATCTGTGGGCTACACCTATATCTAG
- the cynS gene encoding cyanase, producing MCCSTQSHQGHHHGCRRRLWINRLLAAKEEKGLTFEELGRQLGRDKVWVAALFYGQATASEEEARRLQEILGLDEEVVACIQRPPYRGRLLEDIPRDPTVYRFYEILQVYGPAIKAVIHEEFGDGIMSAIDFSIDIRKKPDPAGDRVVITLEGKFLPYRKW from the coding sequence ATGTGTTGTTCCACTCAGTCTCATCAAGGCCATCATCACGGCTGTCGCCGTCGTCTCTGGATAAACCGTCTTCTGGCCGCCAAGGAAGAAAAGGGTCTTACCTTTGAAGAGCTTGGCCGGCAACTCGGACGGGATAAGGTCTGGGTTGCTGCCCTTTTCTATGGTCAAGCTACCGCCTCTGAAGAGGAGGCTCGCCGCCTTCAGGAGATCCTTGGTCTGGATGAAGAGGTGGTAGCCTGTATTCAGCGGCCTCCTTATCGGGGAAGACTCCTGGAAGATATCCCTCGTGACCCTACGGTTTATCGCTTCTACGAGATTCTTCAGGTCTATGGTCCGGCGATTAAGGCCGTGATTCATGAAGAGTTCGGCGACGGGATAATGAGCGCCATTGACTTCAGTATTGATATCCGGAAGAAGCCTGATCCGGCCGGAGATCGGGTGGTGATCACCCTAGAAGGCAAATTCCTTCCTTATCGAAAGTGGTAG
- the nifE gene encoding nitrogenase iron-molybdenum cofactor biosynthesis protein NifE, translating into MPAVIFEERKDQIYTKGEGAFRIACNRESLAGAVSQRACVFCGSRVVLYPVADALHLVHGPVGCAAYTWDIRGALSSGPELHRLSFSTDLSERDVIFGGEEKLYRCLKELIARHRPRAAFVYSTCIVGIIGDDLEAVAKRVEAEEGIPVIPVQSEGFKGNKRAGYNAACRALFRLVGTGSTEGISPLSINILGDFNLAGEIWIIREYYERMGLQVVATITGDGRVDDIRRAHGAALNVVQCSGATLDLARMMKEAYGIPFIRVSYFGVEDMAESLYAVAEHFGDPEIMARTKELVRQELEVLYPQIKEFRAALSGKRAAIYVGGAFKAFSLVKAFRLLGMKVVLVGSQTGTEEDYRELAAITDPGTIIVDDSNPLELSTFLREKQVDIFVGGVKERPIAYKLGVGFCDHNHERKLPLEGFVGMYNFAREVYSTVMSPVWRFVPRAQSLGKPTQGQKLS; encoded by the coding sequence ATGCCGGCAGTCATCTTTGAGGAAAGAAAAGACCAGATATATACCAAAGGGGAGGGGGCCTTCCGGATTGCCTGTAATCGGGAGAGTCTGGCCGGGGCCGTCAGCCAGAGGGCCTGTGTTTTCTGTGGCTCTCGGGTGGTCCTTTATCCGGTGGCCGACGCCCTTCATCTGGTCCACGGGCCGGTGGGATGCGCTGCCTACACTTGGGATATTCGGGGGGCTCTTTCCTCTGGGCCGGAACTCCATCGCTTAAGCTTTTCCACGGATCTCAGCGAGCGGGACGTTATTTTTGGCGGTGAGGAAAAGCTCTACCGTTGCCTCAAAGAGCTTATCGCCCGTCACCGGCCCCGGGCGGCCTTTGTTTACTCCACCTGCATTGTAGGCATTATCGGTGATGACCTGGAGGCGGTGGCCAAGAGGGTGGAGGCTGAAGAGGGGATTCCGGTCATCCCTGTGCAGTCAGAGGGATTTAAGGGGAACAAAAGAGCCGGCTACAATGCCGCCTGTCGAGCCCTCTTCCGCCTGGTGGGAACCGGCTCTACTGAGGGGATATCCCCCCTGAGCATCAACATCCTCGGCGATTTTAACCTGGCCGGCGAGATCTGGATCATCAGGGAGTACTACGAGCGCATGGGCCTTCAGGTGGTGGCCACCATTACCGGAGACGGTCGGGTGGATGATATCCGCCGGGCCCATGGGGCGGCCCTTAACGTCGTCCAGTGTTCGGGGGCCACCCTGGACCTGGCCCGGATGATGAAAGAGGCCTACGGTATTCCCTTTATCAGGGTCTCCTACTTTGGTGTGGAGGACATGGCCGAGTCCCTCTATGCCGTGGCCGAACACTTTGGTGATCCGGAGATCATGGCCCGGACTAAAGAACTGGTCCGGCAGGAGCTGGAGGTTCTTTATCCCCAAATTAAGGAGTTTCGAGCCGCCCTTTCAGGGAAGAGGGCCGCTATCTACGTGGGCGGAGCCTTTAAGGCCTTTTCGTTGGTCAAGGCCTTCCGGCTTCTGGGAATGAAGGTTGTTTTGGTGGGCTCCCAGACAGGGACAGAGGAAGATTACCGGGAGCTGGCCGCCATTACTGACCCGGGGACCATTATTGTCGATGATTCTAACCCCCTTGAGCTTTCCACCTTTCTCCGGGAAAAGCAGGTCGACATCTTTGTCGGTGGCGTCAAGGAACGGCCCATCGCCTACAAACTGGGGGTAGGATTTTGTGACCACAACCACGAGCGCAAACTGCCTCTTGAGGGCTTCGTGGGCATGTACAACTTTGCCCGCGAGGTCTACAGCACGGTGATGAGCCCGGTCTGGCGCTTTGTTCCCCGGGCCCAGAGCCTTGGGAAGCCTACGCAGGGCCAAAAACTTTCTTAG
- the nifK gene encoding nitrogenase molybdenum-iron protein subunit beta, which yields MLDMTPKEIQERKALRINPAKTCQPIGAMYAALGIHRCLPHSHGSQGCCAYHRSHLTRHYREPVVAATSSFTEGAAVFGGGGNLRQALRTIFKVYNPDVVAVHTTCLSETIGDDLPTIIKKAREDGLIPEGKWVIHTNTPSYVGSHVTGFSNMVKSMVDYFAESETAGEHLNVIPGFVEPADMREIKSLLSQFGLRGIVFPDTSDVLDTPQTGDYHLFPKGGVRIDDLKATGSAKATLALGPWASEAAAKALENKCGVPFKVLDLPIGVAATDRFVQAIMDITGLEPPETLIDDRGRLIDIMTDMQHYLYGKKVAIFGDPDQVIALTEFLVSCGMKPIHVLTGTPGKRFELRLKGILKEVAPGANVRAAGDLFLLHQWIKNEPVDLLVGNTYGKYIARAEDIPFVRFGFPILDRVGHSYFPTVGYRGGMYLLSRIVNTLLDRKDRDDADESFELVM from the coding sequence ATGCTTGATATGACCCCTAAAGAAATTCAGGAGAGAAAGGCTCTGCGCATCAATCCAGCCAAGACCTGCCAGCCCATTGGGGCCATGTATGCCGCTCTGGGTATCCACCGCTGTCTGCCCCACAGCCACGGAAGCCAGGGGTGCTGTGCCTATCACCGAAGCCACCTCACCCGCCACTATCGGGAGCCGGTGGTGGCGGCAACCAGCTCTTTTACTGAAGGAGCGGCCGTCTTCGGCGGAGGAGGGAATCTTCGCCAGGCCTTAAGGACTATCTTTAAAGTCTATAATCCAGATGTCGTTGCTGTCCACACCACCTGTCTTTCGGAGACGATAGGTGATGATCTGCCCACAATCATAAAGAAGGCCCGCGAAGACGGTCTGATTCCAGAGGGCAAGTGGGTCATCCACACCAACACCCCGAGCTATGTCGGCTCCCATGTGACCGGCTTCTCCAATATGGTCAAGTCCATGGTGGACTACTTTGCCGAGTCGGAGACAGCCGGCGAGCATCTAAATGTTATTCCCGGCTTTGTAGAGCCGGCAGATATGCGGGAGATAAAATCCCTGCTTTCTCAGTTTGGTCTGAGAGGGATTGTTTTCCCCGACACCTCTGATGTTCTCGATACCCCTCAGACGGGAGATTATCATCTCTTTCCCAAGGGCGGAGTCCGGATAGACGACCTTAAGGCTACCGGCTCAGCCAAAGCCACTCTGGCCCTTGGACCCTGGGCCTCTGAAGCGGCGGCCAAGGCCTTAGAGAACAAGTGCGGCGTGCCCTTTAAAGTCCTTGATCTTCCCATTGGGGTGGCGGCTACGGACCGCTTTGTCCAGGCCATTATGGATATCACCGGCCTGGAACCTCCGGAGACCCTGATAGATGATCGGGGGCGCCTCATCGACATCATGACGGACATGCAGCACTACCTCTATGGCAAAAAAGTGGCCATCTTTGGCGACCCGGATCAGGTGATCGCCCTTACTGAGTTTCTCGTCAGCTGTGGCATGAAGCCGATCCATGTTCTTACAGGCACGCCGGGGAAGCGCTTTGAGCTCCGGCTAAAGGGAATCCTCAAAGAAGTAGCCCCCGGGGCCAACGTGCGGGCGGCCGGGGATCTCTTTCTCCTTCACCAGTGGATAAAGAACGAACCGGTGGATCTGCTGGTAGGCAACACCTACGGCAAGTACATTGCCCGGGCTGAAGATATCCCCTTTGTCCGCTTTGGCTTTCCCATTTTGGATCGGGTGGGACACAGCTATTTCCCAACGGTTGGCTACCGCGGCGGGATGTATCTTCTTTCCCGAATCGTAAACACCCTGCTTGATCGTAAAGATCGCGACGACGCTGATGAGTCCTTTGAGCTTGTTATGTAG
- the nifD gene encoding nitrogenase molybdenum-iron protein alpha chain: MADLRLKKAPAVDPHQVVEEIISLYPAKVAKKRRKHIVVRDPSQQQQIEANVRTVPGIITQRGCCYAGCKGVVIGPIVDMVHIVHGPIGCSFYAWATRRNQGRPREDGHYYLHYCFSTDMQEDDIIFGGEKKLRAAIEEAYRIFKPKAISVHATCPVGLIGDDIQTVAKEMSQKLGIQVVAFNCEGYRGVSQSAGHHIANNGLFKHIVGLDDVEVEGYTVNCLGEYNIGGDAWEIERILERCGIKVLATFSGNASYDELRRAHMAQLNLVQCHRSINYMAEMMETRFGIPWMKVNFIGVKATSKTLRKLATFFDDPKLTERIEQVIAEEEAEAERQIAPYRKRLEGKTAMLFVGGSRSHHYQDLFRDLGMETIVAGYEFAHRDDYEGRQVLPFIKIDADSRNIEELHVEPDPERFRLRKPEEILAALKEAGIIDYYEGMMPDMPAGSIVIDDISHAELEILIRRFKPDIVCSGIKDKYIIEKFGIPSKQLHNYDYSGPYAGYRGAVNFAREIDMMINNPAWSYIRPPWEKTPVLKAEPVTS; this comes from the coding sequence ATGGCGGATCTGAGACTCAAGAAGGCACCGGCTGTTGATCCCCACCAGGTAGTGGAGGAAATCATCAGCCTTTATCCGGCCAAGGTGGCCAAAAAGAGGCGCAAACACATCGTTGTTCGTGATCCATCCCAGCAACAGCAGATAGAGGCCAATGTCCGAACGGTTCCCGGCATCATTACCCAGAGAGGCTGCTGTTATGCCGGCTGCAAAGGGGTGGTCATCGGTCCCATCGTGGACATGGTTCATATCGTTCATGGGCCGATAGGTTGCTCCTTTTACGCCTGGGCCACCAGACGGAACCAGGGGCGTCCCCGTGAGGACGGCCACTATTATCTCCACTATTGCTTCTCCACCGACATGCAGGAGGATGACATCATCTTTGGTGGAGAAAAGAAGCTCCGGGCGGCCATTGAGGAGGCCTACCGGATCTTCAAACCCAAGGCCATAAGTGTCCATGCCACCTGTCCGGTGGGCCTTATTGGAGATGACATCCAGACAGTAGCTAAAGAAATGAGTCAGAAGTTGGGCATCCAGGTGGTGGCCTTTAATTGCGAAGGATATCGAGGGGTTTCCCAGTCGGCTGGCCATCATATTGCCAACAATGGTCTCTTCAAACACATCGTCGGTCTCGATGATGTAGAAGTGGAGGGCTACACCGTCAACTGCCTGGGAGAGTACAACATTGGAGGAGATGCCTGGGAAATAGAGCGCATTCTGGAACGGTGCGGTATCAAAGTCCTGGCCACCTTTAGCGGCAATGCCTCCTATGATGAGTTGCGGCGGGCCCACATGGCCCAGCTCAACCTGGTCCAGTGTCATCGATCCATCAACTACATGGCCGAGATGATGGAGACCCGCTTCGGGATCCCCTGGATGAAGGTCAACTTCATCGGGGTCAAGGCCACCTCCAAGACTTTGCGTAAGCTGGCTACGTTTTTTGATGATCCCAAGCTTACCGAGCGCATTGAGCAGGTCATCGCCGAGGAGGAGGCCGAGGCCGAGCGGCAGATAGCCCCTTACCGAAAGCGTCTGGAGGGCAAGACGGCCATGCTTTTTGTGGGAGGCTCTCGCTCCCATCATTATCAGGATCTCTTCCGGGATCTGGGCATGGAGACCATTGTTGCCGGTTATGAATTTGCCCACCGTGATGACTATGAGGGGCGGCAGGTCCTGCCCTTTATCAAGATCGATGCTGACAGTCGAAACATTGAAGAGCTTCACGTAGAGCCAGATCCGGAACGATTCCGCCTGCGCAAGCCGGAGGAGATCCTGGCTGCCCTGAAAGAGGCGGGCATCATTGACTACTACGAAGGCATGATGCCCGATATGCCCGCCGGCAGTATCGTTATTGATGATATCAGTCACGCCGAACTGGAGATCCTCATTCGACGCTTCAAACCGGATATTGTCTGCTCAGGGATCAAAGACAAATACATCATCGAGAAGTTCGGTATCCCCTCAAAACAGCTCCACAACTATGACTACAGCGGTCCTTATGCCGGCTACCGAGGGGCGGTCAACTTCGCCAGAGAAATAGACATGATGATCAACAACCCGGCCTGGAGCTACATAAGGCCTCCCTGGGAGAAGACCCCGGTTCTTAAGGCGGAACCTGTGACCTCATAA
- a CDS encoding P-II family nitrogen regulator has protein sequence MKEVLAVIRMNKINQTKKALVEAGYPAFHAVKALGRGRRPVDFKYIEALNEDPEDSADALAVLAQGPRLIPKRMISLIVPDAKVSEVIQTIIKVNQTGNPGDGKIFVMPISDVIRVRTGESGETAIDEMTGK, from the coding sequence ATGAAAGAGGTGCTGGCGGTAATTCGTATGAACAAGATTAACCAGACCAAGAAGGCCCTGGTAGAGGCTGGTTACCCGGCCTTCCACGCGGTTAAGGCCCTGGGCCGGGGACGGAGGCCTGTGGATTTCAAATACATTGAGGCCCTTAATGAAGACCCGGAAGACAGTGCCGATGCCCTGGCTGTTTTGGCGCAGGGGCCGCGTCTTATCCCCAAGCGGATGATAAGCCTTATCGTCCCTGATGCCAAAGTTTCTGAGGTCATCCAGACCATTATCAAGGTCAACCAGACTGGTAATCCCGGCGATGGCAAGATCTTCGTTATGCCCATCTCTGATGTCATTCGGGTGCGAACCGGAGAGTCTGGAGAGACGGCCATCGACGAAATGACCGGTAAGTAA